One Thermodesulfobacteriota bacterium DNA window includes the following coding sequences:
- a CDS encoding ABC transporter ATP-binding protein, whose product MIELAEVMRSFQVGTETVRGLDRVSLAVARGEYLAITGPSGSGKSTLLHTIGLLDRPDQGRYRLHGQDVTRLDDDARAHLRRQAIGFVFQFFHLVPRLTAAENVELPLVLAGVPPRLRRERVARLLARLGLADRAGHRPDELSGGQRQRVAIARAAVTEPEILLADEPTGNLDRAAGREVIAILEELNAAGLTLLVVTHDPELASRARRQLRLEDGRIIADSAPCAP is encoded by the coding sequence GTGATCGAGCTGGCGGAGGTCATGCGCTCGTTCCAGGTGGGCACAGAAACGGTGCGCGGCCTGGACCGGGTGAGCCTTGCCGTGGCCAGGGGCGAATACCTGGCCATCACCGGCCCGTCCGGCTCGGGCAAGTCCACGCTGCTCCACACCATCGGGCTTCTGGACCGGCCGGACCAGGGCCGGTACCGCCTGCACGGCCAGGACGTCACCCGCCTGGACGACGATGCCCGGGCGCATCTGCGACGCCAGGCTATCGGCTTCGTCTTCCAGTTCTTCCACCTGGTGCCCCGCCTGACCGCAGCCGAGAATGTCGAGCTGCCCCTGGTCCTGGCCGGGGTGCCCCCGAGGCTGCGCCGGGAGAGGGTGGCCAGGCTCCTGGCCCGCCTGGGCCTCGCCGACCGGGCGGGGCACCGGCCGGACGAGCTGTCCGGCGGCCAGCGGCAGCGGGTGGCCATCGCCCGGGCCGCAGTCACCGAGCCGGAGATCCTCCTGGCCGACGAGCCCACCGGCAACCTGGACCGGGCGGCCGGCCGGGAGGTCATCGCCATCCTCGAAGAGCTGAACGCCGCTGGCCTGACCCTGCTGGTGGTCACCCATGATCCGGAGCTGGCCAGCCGCGCCCGCCGGCAGCTGCGCCTGGAGGACGGCCGGATCATCGCCGACAGCGCCCCATGCGCCCCCTAG